The Cyanobacteria bacterium GSL.Bin1 nucleotide sequence CAAGGGGATGCGATTGGTCTGTTGGTCAGTGGCGGTTTAGCGGTCTTAGCAGGAAGCCAGATTTGGCGCAAAACGCGCAGTGTGCAAACGGAATTAGATGCTGATGAAGCAGCCATCCGAGTGGCGCAACGGCGAGGCTATGATGCAGAGGAAGCGGCCCAAGCCTTGTTAAGCAGTATCGAAAAAATTGCCGAAATTGAAGCGAGAAGTAGTCTTAGTTTTTCTGAGTTGGTGCGAATGCAAAATCTACGCAAATTAGCGGGTCGTTCTGCAGTGGGTGTGCCAGAAGGTGTCAAAAAAGAATTCTAATCGCTAGAATCGGAACCAATGATCTGTAATGGCAAAGTGTTTCTCGAAACAGTTTGACGCGACTCAACAAACAACCAAAACTTAGTGTGATTTCTACAGAACTGGACTCCCTTCTGAAGCAAGCGCAGGAGCAAAAACAACTGTCTCCTGAAGCGGGTAAATTATTACTGACTCAGACCGATCTTGCTGCCCGACAAACCATTCAAGAAACAGCAGACTGGCTTCGTCAACAACAAGTTGGAGAAACTGTTAC carries:
- a CDS encoding DUF3318 domain-containing protein, whose protein sequence is MYPDQDEVRRLIDLMPASGRMYTKIIPKPQQSRLIEAPFPFPWQQGARPIYINFDLWTDLLRGERDLALLRAVCWLTGIKWFKPDLYQGVVVAGLIGAGVEAGQGDAIGLLVSGGLAVLAGSQIWRKTRSVQTELDADEAAIRVAQRRGYDAEEAAQALLSSIEKIAEIEARSSLSFSELVRMQNLRKLAGRSAVGVPEGVKKEF